A window of Bos taurus isolate L1 Dominette 01449 registration number 42190680 breed Hereford chromosome 19, ARS-UCD2.0, whole genome shotgun sequence contains these coding sequences:
- the CYB5D1 gene encoding cytochrome b5 domain-containing protein 1 — protein sequence MPSRGLVAGPNFEYFQRRYFTPAEVAQHNQPEDLWVSYLGNVYNLTPLAQEYKGDLLLKPIVEVAGQDISHWFDPKTRDIRKHIDPLTGSLRYRTPRGRFLHVPPQLPRSDWANDFGTPWWQGSRYEVGRLSSKTRNIRIINTLTSQEHTLEVGALESMWEILHRYLPYNAHAASYTWKYDGKNLNMDYTLEENGIQDQQEEFDYLNMDSTLYTPAVLLYFNDDLTEL from the exons ATGCCAAGCCGGGGCCTAGTGGCCGGGCCAAACTTTGAGTATTTTCAACGTCGCTATTTCACGCCGGCCGAGGTGGCCCAACATAACCAGCCGGAAGACCTCTGGGTGTCTTACCTGGGAAACGTGTACAACCTAACCCCGTTGGCACAGGAGTACAAGG GAGACTTGCTGTTGAAACCCATCGTGGAAGTGGCGGGCCAGGATATCAGCCACTGGTTTGATCCGAAAACCAGAGAC ATCCGCAAGCACATAGATCCGCTGACCGGTTCCCTGAGATACCGCACCCCCCGGGGCCGCTTTCTGCACGTGCCGCCTCAGCTACCCCGTTCGGACTGGGCCAATGATTTCGGGACGCCTTGGTGGCAAGGGTCGCGTTATGAGGTGGGGCGGCTGTCCTCCAAGACCCGGAATATCCGCATCATTAACACGCTCACGTCGCAAGAGCACACACTGGAG GTGGGGGCCCTGGAATCGATGTGGGAAATACTACACCGCTATCTCCCCTATAATGCACATGCTGCCAGCTACACGTGGAAATATGATGGCAAGAATCTGAACATGGATTATACTCTGGAGGAGAATGGGATCCAGGATCAGCAGGAAGAATTTGATTATCTCAATATGGACAGTACACTTTACACACCTGCAGTACTGCTGTACTTCAATGATGACCTCACAGAACTATAG